A single region of the Austwickia chelonae genome encodes:
- a CDS encoding non-ribosomal peptide synthetase codes for MIGADKQRCRTLQEADIPAGIIPRLRDVITEQPSKVAVTDQKYSLSYGTLAARAASILTDLRHNLAELVPPPRRFGEAEFNAHEPVALLFDHEVDAVAALVAVLASGHPVLVLDPRTPADRSQRLVRRVGARIVLTAPSQQFLAGELGIRVVVPEGDATHGDAAGVDRLWEDPPAADDVAVVAFTSGSTGEPKAVANPHEMLIRDAWNSSISAECYGDTDVFAHTLPIAFHAGLTATVHGLLVGVTMHLYDTRTTGIGQLASFIDRQGCTLMIASPAILRGFTATKPRPDLLTGLRQLTIAGEPAHARDVLPATAFLPPGCAIRNRYGCSETGLLIEYVVDPATVDGQLPAGRSVGRTVVEIVDAEGVPVPEGQVGRVRVSAPCFSLGYWGLPEQTAASFGRTEDGWHTYLTSDQGRLLPDGNYMIVGRSDHSVKIRGYLVDPGEVDAALFQIPGVREAVVVSGVRPHDQAIRLLAYVVLESDTDTGEAAVRSSLRGRLPAHMVPEIIVLLDELPRTERGKIDRKALPEPIPADDDDSEHLKTGWECLIAEHWAHVLCLDKTTLRGYSDFFALGGDSLSAEELMTRLINDVGVSPARAETRMLAETPTLRVFAARLLEDGPKDKRRWSLPLQSNGSRPPVFLVTGAGGLGVGFLALANRLGADQPSYALQSPLVEGRGLPEWSIRKMAKRRIAQIRRIQPRGPYILAGHSFGGVVAVEMAHQLVASGDRVSHLVILDSFPPDAAYMPPPPKRSLIEQAKFLGGTVALAATSSNGSMAWRLFDHANMIAPYYHGRPWPGKTLVVLADTPERAMRSVWDPFLTGKWRTVTVSGDHVTMLRSPWVDEVADHVREFLTEPV; via the coding sequence ATGATCGGTGCCGACAAGCAACGTTGCCGCACTCTGCAGGAGGCGGACATTCCAGCCGGGATCATCCCGCGGCTGCGCGATGTCATCACCGAGCAACCTTCGAAGGTCGCGGTCACCGACCAGAAGTATTCGCTGAGCTACGGCACCCTGGCCGCCCGAGCCGCATCGATCCTGACCGATCTGCGGCACAACCTGGCCGAACTGGTGCCGCCGCCCCGCCGTTTCGGAGAGGCCGAGTTCAACGCCCATGAGCCGGTGGCCCTGCTGTTCGACCACGAGGTCGACGCGGTCGCCGCCCTGGTCGCCGTCCTGGCGTCCGGGCACCCGGTCCTCGTCCTGGACCCGCGGACCCCGGCGGACCGCTCCCAGCGGCTGGTGCGCAGGGTCGGCGCGCGCATCGTCCTGACCGCCCCGAGCCAGCAGTTCCTCGCCGGTGAGTTGGGTATCCGCGTCGTCGTCCCCGAGGGCGATGCCACCCACGGGGATGCTGCGGGTGTCGATCGGTTGTGGGAGGATCCGCCGGCTGCCGACGATGTCGCCGTGGTCGCGTTCACGTCCGGCTCGACGGGCGAGCCCAAAGCGGTGGCGAATCCGCACGAGATGTTGATCCGTGACGCCTGGAACTCCAGTATCTCGGCGGAGTGTTACGGCGACACCGATGTCTTCGCCCACACCCTGCCGATCGCTTTCCACGCCGGGTTGACCGCCACGGTGCACGGCCTGCTGGTCGGGGTGACCATGCACCTGTACGACACTCGCACCACGGGGATCGGGCAGTTGGCGTCCTTCATCGACCGGCAGGGGTGCACGTTGATGATCGCTTCGCCGGCGATCCTGCGGGGGTTCACTGCGACGAAGCCCCGGCCTGATCTGCTGACCGGTCTGCGTCAGCTGACGATCGCCGGTGAGCCTGCGCATGCCCGGGATGTGCTCCCGGCGACGGCTTTTCTTCCTCCGGGGTGTGCCATCCGTAACCGGTACGGGTGTTCGGAGACGGGTCTGCTCATCGAGTACGTGGTCGATCCGGCCACGGTGGACGGCCAACTTCCCGCGGGGAGGAGCGTGGGTCGGACGGTCGTGGAGATCGTCGATGCCGAGGGGGTGCCGGTTCCTGAGGGGCAGGTGGGCAGGGTCCGGGTGAGCGCGCCGTGTTTCTCGTTGGGCTATTGGGGGCTTCCGGAGCAGACGGCGGCGTCCTTCGGGCGGACCGAGGACGGCTGGCACACCTATCTGACCAGCGATCAGGGGCGTCTGCTCCCGGACGGCAATTACATGATCGTGGGCCGGTCGGACCACAGCGTGAAGATCCGTGGTTATCTGGTCGACCCTGGGGAGGTCGATGCGGCGCTCTTCCAGATCCCCGGCGTGCGTGAGGCCGTGGTGGTCAGCGGAGTCCGTCCGCATGACCAGGCGATCCGGCTGTTGGCCTATGTGGTGCTCGAGTCGGACACGGACACCGGTGAGGCTGCGGTGCGTAGTTCGTTGCGTGGTCGGTTGCCTGCGCACATGGTGCCGGAGATCATCGTCCTGTTGGACGAGTTGCCGCGCACGGAGCGGGGCAAGATCGATCGGAAGGCTTTGCCGGAGCCGATTCCGGCGGATGACGACGACAGCGAGCACTTGAAGACCGGGTGGGAGTGTCTGATCGCCGAGCATTGGGCGCATGTGCTGTGCCTGGACAAGACGACCCTGCGCGGTTACTCGGATTTCTTTGCTTTGGGCGGCGATTCGCTGAGCGCTGAGGAGTTGATGACTCGGCTGATCAATGACGTGGGGGTTTCCCCGGCCCGCGCGGAGACCCGGATGTTGGCGGAGACGCCGACCTTGCGAGTATTCGCTGCCCGGCTTTTGGAGGACGGGCCGAAGGACAAGCGGCGTTGGTCGTTGCCTTTGCAGAGCAACGGGAGCCGTCCGCCGGTGTTCTTGGTGACCGGTGCGGGCGGCCTGGGCGTCGGTTTCCTGGCGTTGGCGAACCGGTTGGGTGCGGATCAGCCGTCGTACGCCTTGCAGTCGCCGCTGGTGGAGGGGCGGGGCTTGCCGGAGTGGTCGATCCGCAAGATGGCGAAGCGCCGGATTGCGCAGATCCGCCGGATCCAGCCGCGTGGCCCGTACATTTTGGCGGGGCATTCGTTCGGCGGGGTGGTCGCCGTGGAGATGGCGCACCAGTTGGTGGCTTCGGGTGACCGGGTGAGCCACCTGGTGATCTTGGATTCCTTCCCGCCGGATGCGGCGTACATGCCTCCGCCGCCGAAACGGTCGTTGATCGAGCAGGCGAAGTTCCTGGGTGGGACGGTGGCGCTGGCTGCGACCAGCAGTAATGGCAGTATGGCGTGGCGGCTGTTCGACCACGCGAACATGATCGCGCCGTATTATCACGGCCGTCCGTGGCCGGGGAAGACGCTGGTGGTTCTGGCGGATACTCCGGAAAGGGCGATGCGTTCGGTGTGGGATCCCTTCCTGACCGGGAAGTGGCGGACGGTGACGGTGTCGGGCGACCACGTGACCATGCTCCGCTCACCCTGGGTCGACGAGGTCGCCGATCATGTGCGGGAGTTCCTCACCGAACCCGTCTAA
- a CDS encoding dicarboxylate/amino acid:cation symporter has translation MTSTSASASPEKTPTPAAADTSPPADTPPRRRGPRISYTTQVLLALAAGIGLGYLARAANLDWLANSLGVIGSLFVQLLKLAVPPLVFTAVVSSIAHLRGVTNAARLAGQTLLWFAITGLAASLIGVALGLLTHPGRGVTLDLGTAKAPSKGGGWTDFLAGIVPTNPVGAFVQGNVLQIVFLGVVVGMAAVQIGDKAEPFLKLTDSVLEITQKALWWVILLAPIGTLGLIGKAVATYGWDLLAPLATFAIDVYVGCLLVLLVLYPTVLFFSGRLSPRKFYAGAWPAIQLGFVSRSSVGTMPLTQEVTIDRLGVPKDYAAFAVPFGATSKMDGCAAIYPALAAIFVAEVFGMDLTIPQLALIVLVSVVGSAATAGLTGAIVMLTLTLSTLGLPLAGAGLLLAIDPILDMMRTATNVAGQALIPVVVASREGILDRAVYDAPKGDMVIGGETPKNSVDAVTPAPAATLEAAAEEAPKQQAEPVAAGQSQAKSAG, from the coding sequence ATGACGAGCACATCGGCGTCCGCATCGCCTGAGAAAACACCCACGCCCGCCGCCGCGGACACGAGCCCACCAGCCGACACACCACCACGTCGGCGTGGGCCCCGCATCTCCTACACCACCCAGGTACTCCTCGCACTCGCCGCCGGTATCGGCCTGGGCTACCTCGCGCGCGCAGCGAACCTCGACTGGCTCGCGAACTCACTGGGCGTCATCGGATCACTCTTCGTGCAACTGCTCAAACTCGCCGTGCCACCGCTGGTGTTCACCGCCGTGGTCAGCAGCATCGCCCACCTGCGCGGAGTCACCAATGCGGCCCGCCTCGCCGGACAGACCCTGCTTTGGTTCGCCATCACCGGCCTGGCCGCCTCCCTCATCGGCGTCGCCCTCGGACTGCTCACCCACCCCGGCCGCGGAGTCACCCTCGACCTGGGCACCGCGAAAGCCCCGTCGAAAGGCGGCGGCTGGACCGACTTCCTCGCCGGGATCGTCCCCACCAACCCCGTCGGTGCCTTCGTCCAGGGCAACGTTCTGCAGATCGTCTTCCTCGGTGTGGTCGTCGGTATGGCCGCCGTCCAGATCGGCGACAAGGCCGAACCCTTCCTGAAACTCACCGACTCCGTGCTCGAGATCACCCAGAAGGCGCTGTGGTGGGTCATCCTCCTCGCCCCGATCGGCACCCTCGGGCTCATCGGCAAAGCCGTCGCCACCTACGGCTGGGACCTCCTCGCCCCGCTGGCGACCTTCGCGATCGACGTCTACGTCGGATGCCTCCTCGTCCTGCTGGTGCTCTACCCGACGGTGCTCTTCTTCTCCGGACGGCTCAGCCCGCGCAAGTTCTACGCGGGCGCCTGGCCGGCGATCCAGCTCGGCTTCGTCTCCCGGTCGTCGGTCGGCACCATGCCCCTGACCCAGGAAGTCACCATCGACCGCCTCGGCGTCCCCAAGGACTACGCCGCCTTCGCGGTGCCCTTCGGTGCGACCTCGAAAATGGACGGATGCGCCGCCATCTACCCGGCCTTGGCAGCGATCTTCGTCGCCGAGGTCTTCGGAATGGACCTGACGATCCCGCAACTGGCCCTGATCGTGCTGGTGTCCGTGGTCGGCTCCGCCGCGACCGCCGGGCTGACCGGAGCCATCGTCATGCTGACGTTGACCCTGTCGACGCTGGGCCTGCCGTTGGCCGGTGCAGGGCTGCTGCTGGCCATCGACCCGATCCTCGACATGATGCGTACCGCCACCAATGTCGCCGGGCAAGCGTTGATCCCCGTCGTCGTCGCCTCCCGGGAAGGCATCCTCGACCGTGCGGTCTACGACGCCCCCAAGGGCGACATGGTGATCGGCGGGGAGACCCCCAAGAACAGCGTCGACGCCGTCACACCCGCGCCGGCGGCGACCCTCGAGGCCGCAGCCGAAGAAGCCCCGAAACAGCAGGCCGAGCCGGTAGCTGCCGGGCAGAGCCAGGCCAAGAGTGCAGGGTGA
- a CDS encoding TetR/AcrR family transcriptional regulator, with amino-acid sequence MTATQDEGRRARNKRLKSEAILHAAEELFRLKGYNAVTTQEIAQRADVSNGTFFRHARSKADLLVTVMNSRLRLGHERGLHMAGQGAGAVESVVALLTPLAETGMAHPEVVVAYQRELLFTVDPRRDADLATVEQLESAIREILAITHPEHPEETRAFAAYSIYATMYMDLVRVGVGRTPTDDLPRQLRVTIRTLLRGLLPDDPLRT; translated from the coding sequence ATGACAGCCACCCAGGACGAAGGGCGCCGCGCCCGCAACAAACGACTCAAGTCGGAAGCGATCCTCCACGCCGCCGAAGAACTCTTCCGACTCAAGGGGTACAACGCCGTCACCACCCAGGAGATCGCTCAACGCGCCGATGTCTCCAATGGCACCTTCTTCCGGCACGCCCGGTCGAAAGCCGACCTGCTCGTCACCGTGATGAACTCCAGACTCCGACTCGGCCACGAGCGAGGCCTGCACATGGCCGGACAAGGCGCAGGCGCCGTCGAATCCGTGGTTGCCCTGCTCACCCCGCTCGCCGAAACCGGGATGGCCCACCCCGAGGTCGTCGTCGCCTATCAGCGCGAGTTGCTGTTCACCGTCGACCCACGACGTGACGCCGATCTGGCCACCGTCGAACAGCTCGAGAGCGCCATCCGCGAGATCCTTGCCATCACCCACCCCGAGCACCCCGAGGAAACCCGCGCCTTCGCGGCCTACAGCATCTACGCCACCATGTACATGGACCTCGTCCGGGTCGGTGTCGGCCGTACACCCACCGACGACCTGCCCCGGCAGCTACGAGTCACCATTCGCACCCTGCTGCGAGGGCTGCTCCCGGACGATCCGCTCAGGACATGA
- a CDS encoding alpha/beta hydrolase yields the protein MTRKRIRAIAWLRASSATAALIVGASSVCATPVAASAAPVVPVSGIGQTVPPAPVAAEPRHMPRVPQGWVEEEIAFPSASGTVYGTWFHPIDTGEARPAALLIAGSGPTDRNGNSAVPGFRTLGSLQAVARIYAAQGVPSLRYDKLGSGKTGMGTVGQRPPTLEMFRDQSERAFVELSRRPGVDQGRLIAVGHSEGGLFAQLLTLGERPGVPVPRGINLLAPLPERYLDVIAEQLVRQVDSALAAGQLSPEEAGDIKRELAAAVAAIRAGKPLPELKGLLAQIFNPGVALYLQQIDRHDPAVLAGRARAGTEVLVTCSEADIQVGCPEVHRLADGFTGLYLGPRFVALKGVNHVLKEDASRDPRLYSADVPYSTQLKTEITRFAARLTHQR from the coding sequence ATGACGCGCAAGCGAATTCGTGCTATCGCCTGGCTAAGGGCCTCCAGCGCGACAGCCGCGCTGATCGTCGGAGCTTCCTCGGTCTGCGCCACTCCGGTGGCGGCGAGCGCAGCGCCGGTAGTTCCGGTCTCCGGGATCGGGCAGACCGTTCCCCCGGCGCCGGTGGCTGCCGAGCCCCGTCATATGCCGCGTGTTCCCCAGGGGTGGGTAGAAGAAGAAATCGCCTTCCCGAGCGCCAGCGGAACCGTGTACGGAACCTGGTTTCACCCGATCGACACCGGGGAGGCTCGCCCTGCCGCGCTGCTCATCGCAGGCAGCGGTCCCACCGATCGGAACGGGAATTCCGCCGTCCCGGGTTTCCGAACCCTCGGTAGTCTCCAAGCGGTAGCGCGCATTTATGCCGCTCAAGGAGTACCCAGTCTGCGTTACGACAAGCTCGGCAGCGGAAAGACCGGAATGGGTACTGTCGGGCAGCGACCGCCGACTCTCGAGATGTTCCGTGACCAGTCCGAACGAGCTTTCGTGGAGCTGTCCCGTCGCCCTGGGGTCGACCAAGGTCGGTTGATCGCCGTCGGACATAGCGAAGGGGGGCTCTTCGCCCAGCTCCTCACACTGGGGGAGCGGCCTGGCGTGCCCGTTCCTCGCGGGATCAACCTGCTCGCCCCATTGCCGGAACGCTATCTCGACGTGATCGCCGAACAGCTCGTTCGTCAGGTCGACAGTGCTCTCGCGGCAGGTCAGCTGTCTCCGGAAGAAGCCGGCGACATCAAGCGTGAACTGGCGGCAGCGGTCGCTGCGATCCGGGCCGGGAAACCTCTTCCTGAACTGAAAGGGCTTTTGGCGCAGATCTTCAACCCGGGGGTCGCGCTCTATCTACAACAGATCGACCGTCACGACCCTGCGGTGCTCGCCGGGCGGGCCCGTGCCGGTACCGAAGTGCTGGTGACCTGTTCCGAGGCGGACATCCAGGTCGGTTGCCCCGAGGTTCACCGCCTCGCCGACGGGTTCACCGGCCTCTACCTGGGGCCGCGCTTCGTCGCACTGAAAGGCGTCAACCACGTCCTCAAGGAGGACGCCTCCCGTGACCCGCGTCTCTACAGCGCCGATGTGCCCTACTCGACCCAGCTGAAGACCGAGATCACCCGATTCGCAGCTCGCCTCACACATCAGCGCTGA
- the metB gene encoding cystathionine gamma-synthase, translating to MTDRHPHTRAVRAGLESDTTHGAVVPPVYLSSNYTFAGFGEPRRYDYTRSGNPTRGVLGAALADLEGGADSVVTATGMGAITVVVTALLNPGQRIIAPHDCYGGTWRLFDSLSGKGHFTVTYVDYTDPDAVVRELSADAPGGAPSVVWIETPSNPLLRITDIADIADRAHTLGATVVADNTFCSPLWQQPLGLGADVVVHSTTKYLNGHSDVVGGAIIAATAELAEQMAWWANVLGVTGSPFDSYLTLRGLRTLHTRMRAHEEGAAAVVEALVGHPAVRRVHYPGLTDHPGHEVAARQQRSFGAMVSFELADEAAVRRFLDGLTCFSLAESLGGVESLVAHPATMTHASMTAEAQLSAGITAGLLRLSIGLEAPQDLAADISAGLDRAAA from the coding sequence GTGACCGACCGACACCCGCACACCCGCGCCGTGCGCGCCGGCCTGGAAAGTGACACCACCCACGGCGCCGTCGTGCCACCGGTGTACCTCTCCAGCAATTACACCTTCGCCGGATTCGGCGAACCCCGCCGCTACGACTACACCCGCAGCGGCAACCCCACGCGCGGTGTCCTCGGTGCCGCCCTCGCCGACCTCGAAGGCGGCGCCGACAGTGTCGTCACCGCCACCGGCATGGGCGCCATCACCGTCGTCGTCACTGCGCTACTCAACCCCGGACAGCGGATCATCGCCCCCCACGACTGCTACGGCGGGACCTGGCGGCTCTTCGACTCCCTCTCCGGGAAAGGCCATTTCACCGTCACCTATGTCGACTACACCGACCCCGACGCCGTCGTCCGCGAACTGTCCGCCGACGCTCCCGGCGGTGCGCCCAGTGTCGTCTGGATCGAAACGCCGTCGAACCCGCTGCTGCGGATCACCGACATCGCCGACATCGCCGACCGGGCCCACACCCTCGGTGCGACCGTCGTCGCCGACAACACCTTCTGCTCGCCGCTGTGGCAGCAGCCCCTCGGGCTGGGCGCGGACGTCGTCGTGCACTCCACCACCAAATACCTCAACGGGCACAGTGACGTCGTCGGCGGTGCGATCATCGCGGCCACCGCAGAACTGGCCGAACAGATGGCCTGGTGGGCGAATGTTCTCGGTGTCACCGGTAGCCCGTTCGACAGCTACCTGACGCTGCGCGGGCTGCGCACCCTGCACACCCGCATGCGAGCTCATGAGGAAGGCGCAGCGGCCGTCGTCGAGGCGCTCGTCGGGCATCCCGCCGTGCGTCGCGTCCACTACCCGGGCCTGACCGATCACCCCGGCCACGAGGTCGCTGCCCGGCAGCAGCGCAGCTTCGGGGCGATGGTCTCCTTCGAGCTGGCCGACGAAGCCGCAGTACGCCGCTTCCTCGACGGGCTGACCTGCTTCTCCCTGGCCGAATCCCTCGGTGGGGTCGAATCGTTGGTCGCTCACCCGGCGACGATGACGCACGCTTCGATGACCGCGGAAGCGCAGCTTTCTGCCGGGATCACCGCAGGTCTGTTGCGCCTGTCCATCGGGTTGGAAGCTCCGCAGGACCTCGCCGCAGACATCAGCGCCGGACTCGATCGAGCAGCTGCATAG
- a CDS encoding DUF4118 domain-containing protein, translating into MSATHAVQRITPTEALDDPRIRRTLAVLAPLLLAAALVPVRADADTAVVVLLFTLIVVAFAATGDRTAGLLSALSGAAWMDFFLIPPYLTFRIARTDDLLLALLLAAVGLAVTELALRGRRQESVAARRAGYVDGVLEVLRVDPASGSGDDRRKAICQEITRVLGIDSCTCAPGAPPGGWPVLTDTGRLDHLGYLSDPTAVGLPTTSITVIPVRRGHEVVAHFRLTAATKVVHPSDDQLKVAFLLAEQAATG; encoded by the coding sequence ATGTCCGCCACTCATGCCGTGCAGAGAATCACCCCGACCGAGGCGCTCGACGACCCCCGGATACGACGCACCCTCGCCGTGCTGGCACCGCTGCTGCTCGCCGCCGCGCTCGTCCCGGTCCGAGCCGACGCCGACACCGCCGTCGTCGTCCTCCTGTTCACTCTGATCGTCGTGGCCTTCGCCGCCACCGGCGACCGTACGGCCGGCCTGCTCAGCGCGCTGTCCGGCGCGGCGTGGATGGACTTCTTCCTCATCCCGCCCTACCTGACCTTCCGTATCGCCCGCACCGACGACCTCCTGCTCGCGCTGCTCCTGGCCGCCGTCGGGCTCGCCGTCACCGAACTGGCCCTCCGCGGCAGGCGACAGGAGTCCGTCGCCGCCCGTCGCGCGGGATATGTCGACGGTGTACTCGAAGTCCTTCGCGTCGACCCCGCCAGCGGATCGGGTGACGACCGCCGGAAAGCGATCTGCCAGGAGATCACCCGAGTGCTCGGCATCGACTCCTGCACCTGCGCGCCCGGGGCGCCACCCGGCGGATGGCCGGTACTCACCGACACCGGACGGCTCGACCACCTCGGCTACCTCAGCGACCCGACCGCCGTCGGCCTCCCCACGACCAGCATCACCGTGATCCCGGTGCGTCGAGGACACGAGGTCGTGGCCCACTTCCGGCTCACCGCCGCCACCAAAGTCGTCCATCCCAGCGACGACCAGCTGAAAGTGGCTTTTCTCCTCGCCGA
- a CDS encoding oleate hydratase, with protein MYYSSGNYEAFARPRKPQGVDEKSAYLVGAGLASLAAAAFLVRDAQMKPERITILEASPLSGGACDGIVDPEKGFLIRGGREMENHFECLWDLYRSIPSLEIPDASVLDEFYWLNKDDPNYSLMRATKNRGQDGETNGEFTLTMRAQKDLMKLFFTRNEDLYDKKITDVLGKDFFESNFWLYWRTMFAFEDWHSALEMKLYLQRFIHHIGGLPDFSALKFTKYNQYESLILPLVTWLKDQGVVFQYDTKVTDVRFALTAPAPGGTGTTKVAERIEWIRDGETGGVDLTADDLVFVTNGSCVENSNWGDHHTPATLDPEVRPGGTWQLWRNIARQDQSFGNPEKYCNETHLTNWESASLTTLDDRIRPYLEKICRRDPLAGRVTTGGIVSVRDSSWMLSWTINRQPHFAAQPGDKIVVWIYSLFTDRPGDYVKKPMRDCTGEEITQEWLYHLGVPVEQIDDLAANSAICMPCMMPFITSFFMPRRAGDRPNVVPDGCVNFAFLGQFAETTRDTIFTTEYSVRTGMEAVYTLLDVDRGVPEVWGSVYDIRDLLNATARMRDGKKLKVPGFIMKRLDRTIIGGLLRSTGVI; from the coding sequence GTGTACTACAGCAGTGGCAACTACGAAGCCTTCGCACGACCCCGCAAGCCACAGGGAGTCGACGAGAAATCCGCCTATCTCGTCGGCGCAGGACTCGCCTCCCTCGCCGCTGCGGCCTTCCTCGTCCGCGACGCCCAGATGAAACCCGAACGGATCACCATCCTCGAAGCCTCACCCCTCTCCGGCGGCGCCTGCGACGGCATCGTCGACCCCGAAAAGGGCTTCCTCATCCGCGGCGGACGCGAGATGGAGAACCACTTCGAATGCCTCTGGGACCTCTACCGGTCCATCCCCTCCCTGGAGATCCCCGACGCCTCCGTCCTCGACGAGTTCTACTGGCTCAACAAGGACGACCCCAACTACTCGCTGATGCGAGCCACCAAGAACCGAGGACAGGACGGGGAGACCAACGGTGAGTTCACCCTCACCATGCGGGCCCAGAAAGACCTCATGAAGCTCTTCTTCACCCGCAACGAAGACCTCTACGACAAGAAGATCACCGACGTCCTCGGCAAAGACTTCTTCGAATCCAACTTCTGGCTCTACTGGCGCACCATGTTCGCCTTCGAGGACTGGCACAGCGCCCTGGAGATGAAGCTCTACCTGCAGCGTTTCATCCATCACATCGGCGGCCTGCCCGACTTCTCGGCCCTGAAGTTCACCAAGTACAACCAGTACGAATCGCTGATCCTCCCGCTGGTCACCTGGCTGAAGGACCAAGGCGTCGTCTTCCAGTACGACACCAAGGTCACCGACGTCCGCTTCGCCCTGACCGCGCCCGCCCCCGGCGGCACCGGCACCACCAAGGTGGCCGAACGGATCGAATGGATCCGCGACGGTGAAACCGGAGGCGTCGACCTCACCGCCGACGACCTCGTCTTCGTCACCAACGGCTCCTGCGTCGAGAACTCCAACTGGGGCGACCACCACACCCCGGCCACCCTCGACCCCGAGGTCCGCCCCGGCGGCACCTGGCAGCTGTGGCGCAATATCGCCCGCCAGGACCAGAGCTTCGGCAACCCCGAGAAGTACTGCAACGAAACCCACCTGACCAACTGGGAATCGGCCAGCCTCACCACCCTCGACGACCGGATCCGCCCCTACCTGGAGAAGATCTGCCGCCGCGACCCCCTCGCCGGACGCGTCACCACCGGCGGCATCGTCAGCGTCCGCGACTCCTCCTGGATGCTCTCCTGGACCATCAACCGCCAGCCGCACTTCGCCGCCCAGCCCGGCGACAAGATCGTCGTCTGGATCTACAGCCTCTTCACCGACCGCCCCGGCGACTACGTGAAGAAGCCGATGCGCGACTGCACCGGTGAGGAGATCACCCAGGAATGGCTGTACCACCTGGGCGTCCCCGTAGAACAGATCGACGACCTCGCGGCGAACTCCGCGATCTGCATGCCCTGCATGATGCCCTTCATCACCTCCTTCTTCATGCCCCGGCGAGCCGGTGACCGCCCGAACGTGGTGCCCGACGGCTGCGTCAACTTCGCCTTCCTCGGCCAGTTCGCCGAAACCACCCGCGACACCATCTTCACTACCGAGTACTCGGTGCGCACCGGCATGGAAGCCGTCTACACCCTGCTGGACGTCGACCGTGGCGTGCCCGAGGTGTGGGGCAGCGTGTACGACATCCGCGACCTGCTCAACGCCACCGCACGGATGCGTGACGGCAAGAAGCTGAAAGTGCCCGGCTTCATCATGAAACGACTCGACCGCACCATCATCGGCGGACTCCTGCGCTCCACGGGTGTCATCTGA
- a CDS encoding antitoxin has translation MKDFSQKARKVAGEAAHVTAQARRSAGEMTENRRGQIEAALDQAGRFVDTRTEGKYTTKIAKARQAAGKGVDFVAKQKSTRVPPRPGLSPQGPVIIGPAGTAVWKDDQVQDRPRNSDVPTGWSTGDQSASGGAGDAAGSSGGAGSGGPGRPYSAPIPPYDPGPPR, from the coding sequence ATGAAGGACTTTTCGCAGAAGGCGCGCAAGGTTGCCGGTGAGGCTGCTCACGTCACGGCGCAGGCGCGGCGCAGTGCCGGTGAGATGACGGAGAACCGTCGTGGGCAGATCGAGGCGGCGCTCGATCAGGCCGGCCGGTTCGTGGACACTCGCACCGAGGGGAAGTACACGACGAAGATCGCGAAGGCGCGGCAGGCTGCGGGGAAGGGGGTCGATTTCGTGGCGAAGCAGAAGTCGACCCGTGTCCCGCCGCGTCCAGGGCTTTCCCCGCAGGGTCCGGTGATCATCGGCCCTGCGGGGACAGCGGTGTGGAAGGACGATCAGGTGCAGGATCGTCCGCGCAACTCCGACGTGCCGACGGGTTGGTCTACTGGCGATCAGAGTGCTTCCGGTGGGGCCGGGGACGCGGCAGGTTCGTCGGGTGGTGCTGGGTCCGGCGGGCCGGGCCGTCCGTATTCGGCGCCGATCCCGCCGTACGATCCGGGTCCTCCGCGCTGA